A window from Opitutia bacterium ISCC 52 encodes these proteins:
- a CDS encoding sulfatase-like hydrolase/transferase → MNYLRKITLTLLSFLFAASLWASDRQPNIVLIMIDDASWECFGPYGAVDYKTPNIDALASKGMKFDQTYSTPICTPSRVKLMTGQYNFRNYTHFGYLNPKDKTFGHKLQDAGYRTAIAGKWQLNGLYHNAPDSMDTKRPIKAGFHESLLWQVTKGKGLANGGGERYWNAPLEHNGEHISREENWGKYGPDMFTDFICDFMERNKEDPFFVYYPMVLVHDVFVPTPDTLGDTPLDVANKMPKEPHLRKKHFVAMVNYMDKLIGRIVSQIDNLGIAEDTIFMLTCDNGTDTKITSTWNGIELQGGKGGTTDRGTHVPLFAYWKGHTPQGGISNDLIEFTDFYPTLAEAAGAEMGPRDPIDGISFLPLLKGEKRTAERNWQLNHYQPYWGPMPGQYIRNKDFKLYRDGRLIHVSKDLFEEKDLAGSNNKQAQSAKEELASVLHQVPDVIPGNRDRREVHRPVYPGIHDLLRDPGD, encoded by the coding sequence ATGAACTACCTTAGGAAGATTACCCTTACCCTGTTATCATTCTTGTTTGCTGCATCCTTATGGGCTTCTGATCGCCAGCCCAACATCGTTTTGATCATGATCGATGATGCGAGCTGGGAGTGTTTTGGTCCCTACGGAGCTGTAGACTATAAGACTCCTAATATTGATGCCTTGGCTTCTAAGGGGATGAAGTTTGATCAAACCTATTCTACTCCCATTTGTACGCCGTCTCGGGTTAAGTTGATGACCGGCCAATATAATTTCCGAAACTACACTCACTTCGGTTATTTGAACCCGAAAGATAAGACCTTCGGCCATAAGCTGCAAGATGCAGGTTACAGAACCGCCATTGCCGGCAAATGGCAGCTTAATGGGCTGTATCACAATGCGCCTGATTCAATGGATACGAAACGCCCAATAAAAGCCGGCTTCCACGAATCGCTTCTTTGGCAAGTGACTAAAGGAAAGGGATTGGCCAATGGAGGTGGCGAGAGATATTGGAATGCGCCTTTAGAGCACAACGGTGAGCACATTTCCAGAGAGGAAAACTGGGGTAAATATGGCCCCGATATGTTCACTGATTTTATCTGCGACTTCATGGAGAGAAATAAGGAAGACCCATTCTTTGTTTATTACCCCATGGTGCTTGTTCACGATGTGTTTGTGCCGACTCCTGATACACTTGGGGACACGCCGTTGGATGTGGCCAATAAAATGCCTAAGGAACCGCATCTGCGAAAAAAACACTTTGTAGCCATGGTGAATTACATGGATAAGCTGATAGGCAGGATTGTTTCTCAGATCGATAATCTTGGCATCGCCGAAGATACCATTTTTATGCTTACCTGCGACAACGGCACCGACACCAAGATAACGTCGACCTGGAATGGCATAGAGCTTCAAGGAGGTAAGGGCGGAACCACTGACCGAGGAACTCATGTCCCCCTTTTTGCGTATTGGAAAGGTCATACACCCCAAGGAGGCATATCCAATGATCTGATCGAATTCACTGATTTCTATCCGACCTTGGCCGAAGCCGCTGGTGCCGAAATGGGCCCAAGAGACCCCATTGATGGCATTAGCTTCCTTCCCTTGTTAAAAGGAGAAAAGAGGACGGCCGAACGAAATTGGCAATTGAATCATTATCAACCCTACTGGGGGCCGATGCCGGGACAGTATATTCGGAACAAGGATTTCAAACTCTACCGTGATGGACGCCTTATTCATGTCTCTAAAGATCTCTTTGAGGAAAAGGATTTGGCGGGTAGCAATAACAAGCAGGCGCAATCTGCCAAAGAGGAATTAGCTTCCGTCCTACACCAGGTTCCCGATGTGATTCCAGGCAACAGGGATAGGAGAGAAGTGCATCGACCGGTGTATCCAGGAATTCATGACCTGCTTCGGGATCCTGGAGATTGA
- a CDS encoding Gfo/Idh/MocA family oxidoreductase, with product MSDKKINIAIVGLGFGAEFIPIYQKHAQANMYAICQRTESALNEVGDKYGVEKRYTDYNELLKDPEVDAVHINSPIPNHAEQSIAALKAGKHVACTVPMATSVEDCLEIIRLVNETGLKYMMMETVVYSREFLYMKKLFEDGELGKLQFLQASHQQDMDGWPGYWPGLPPMYYATHCVGPVLGLPKKDAEYVSCFPSGTIREEMHHHYNSPFAIETTHIKMRDSDLTARIIRSLFDVARQYRESIDVYGVDKSVEWPLIEGEPLVVHTAKKPEPEIPEKVQCPDFGHLLPDEVAPFTLGGVYGGDEGDEEHLSFTQGAGHGGSHPHLAHEFVDALIQGRDPWPNAKQSANWTCTGILAHDSALKGGELVRLPDETFSE from the coding sequence ATGAGTGATAAGAAAATCAATATAGCCATCGTCGGTCTCGGATTCGGCGCCGAGTTCATTCCCATCTATCAAAAACATGCTCAAGCGAACATGTATGCCATTTGCCAGCGCACCGAATCTGCGCTCAATGAAGTAGGCGACAAGTATGGAGTGGAAAAACGCTATACCGATTATAATGAGTTGCTTAAAGACCCAGAGGTGGATGCCGTCCACATAAACTCACCTATCCCAAATCATGCAGAACAATCGATTGCCGCACTAAAGGCCGGCAAGCATGTGGCCTGTACCGTGCCTATGGCAACTTCGGTAGAAGACTGCTTGGAGATCATTCGTTTGGTCAATGAAACTGGCTTAAAATACATGATGATGGAAACCGTGGTTTACTCGCGCGAGTTCCTCTACATGAAAAAACTTTTTGAGGATGGTGAGCTAGGCAAATTGCAATTTCTCCAAGCATCCCATCAACAGGACATGGATGGATGGCCTGGTTATTGGCCAGGTCTACCGCCGATGTACTATGCTACACACTGCGTCGGTCCAGTCCTTGGTTTGCCGAAAAAGGATGCAGAATATGTGAGCTGTTTTCCATCAGGAACTATCCGCGAAGAGATGCATCATCACTACAATTCTCCATTCGCAATTGAGACCACTCATATCAAAATGCGGGACAGCGACCTGACGGCACGCATCATCCGGTCACTATTTGATGTTGCTCGTCAGTATCGCGAAAGCATCGATGTCTACGGCGTTGATAAATCAGTCGAATGGCCATTGATCGAAGGCGAACCCCTGGTCGTTCACACGGCAAAGAAACCGGAACCTGAAATCCCTGAGAAGGTGCAATGCCCTGACTTTGGTCATCTGCTACCCGATGAAGTGGCTCCCTTTACGCTTGGCGGTGTTTACGGCGGTGATGAAGGAGACGAGGAGCATTTGTCTTTCACTCAGGGTGCCGGCCACGGCGGTTCCCACCCTCATCTGGCTCATGAGTTTGTGGATGCACTGATCCAAGGCCGTGACCCATGGCCCAACGCCAAGCAATCGGCCAATTGGACCTGCACCGGTATTCTCGCCCATGACTCAGCGCTAAAGGGCGGGGAACTGGTTAGACTACCGGATGAGACGTTCTCTGAGTAA
- a CDS encoding sulfatase-like hydrolase/transferase yields the protein MTTPFIVFYLKMKKRLFALLFTAFCSIGIGEKPNIVFILADDLGYGDIRAYNPEGKIDTPHLDQLAAEGMRFTDAHSGGSTCVPSRYALMTGVFAVRAELKVKEQPTTHKSQWTIASLLQANGYQTAMVGKWHQGFDMPPQKAGPAIFDHSNPITGGPADRGFDSFFGMHASLDIPPYFYIRNRKATAEPTETIQARTSEGDPDGWNRIQGAFWREGPIGSDFVHEEVTPRFLQESQKVLQAYSASGS from the coding sequence ATGACCACCCCTTTCATCGTTTTCTACCTTAAGATGAAAAAACGACTCTTTGCCCTTCTATTTACTGCCTTCTGCTCGATCGGAATCGGGGAAAAGCCAAACATCGTCTTTATCCTGGCCGATGATTTGGGATACGGAGATATCCGAGCCTATAATCCGGAAGGCAAAATCGATACGCCCCACTTGGACCAATTGGCGGCTGAAGGCATGCGATTTACCGATGCGCATTCCGGGGGTTCTACCTGTGTGCCATCCCGTTACGCGCTAATGACTGGGGTTTTCGCCGTTCGTGCTGAACTTAAAGTGAAGGAGCAGCCAACCACGCATAAAAGTCAGTGGACAATTGCTTCACTCCTGCAAGCGAACGGTTACCAAACGGCCATGGTGGGAAAATGGCACCAGGGATTTGACATGCCTCCACAAAAAGCGGGACCAGCGATCTTCGATCATTCCAATCCAATCACAGGTGGCCCGGCAGACCGTGGATTTGATAGCTTTTTCGGTATGCATGCCTCACTGGATATTCCACCTTATTTCTATATTAGAAATCGTAAAGCAACCGCCGAGCCTACGGAAACCATTCAAGCACGGACCAGTGAAGGCGATCCGGATGGTTGGAATCGTATTCAGGGTGCCTTCTGGCGAGAAGGACCTATTGGCTCTGATTTCGTTCACGAAGAGGTTACGCCACGATTTTTGCAAGAGTCACAAAAGGTCCTCCAGGCCTACTCCGCTAGTGGCTCATAA
- a CDS encoding sulfatase-like hydrolase/transferase, which translates to MPTKEFQEKSKVGMWGDFVMQIDATVGKLMQTLNDTGLANDTLVIFSSDNGPVWYEENTEHFRHSSTGPLRGRKGTLWEGAHRVPFIMRWPGTIQSGSINDYTISFADMFATFTELIGLDAVPKNAARDSVSFLASMHGEELPVRPPIIHDTNSIRTGDWKLMLPRKGKRGSEGELYNLKNNISEQKNHYANRSKQVDRMSKQLRTILDK; encoded by the coding sequence TTGCCAACGAAAGAGTTCCAGGAGAAGAGTAAAGTCGGTATGTGGGGCGACTTTGTTATGCAAATAGACGCTACTGTGGGTAAGTTAATGCAGACACTGAATGACACCGGTTTGGCCAACGATACCCTGGTTATTTTTTCCAGTGATAACGGTCCTGTCTGGTATGAGGAAAACACCGAACATTTCAGACATTCCTCGACAGGTCCCTTGCGGGGTCGAAAAGGAACACTTTGGGAAGGCGCCCATCGAGTCCCTTTCATCATGCGTTGGCCAGGGACTATCCAATCAGGCTCAATTAACGATTACACCATTTCATTCGCCGATATGTTTGCTACCTTCACTGAATTGATCGGACTGGATGCGGTGCCTAAGAACGCTGCCCGAGACAGTGTGAGTTTTTTAGCCTCCATGCACGGAGAAGAACTACCCGTTCGTCCACCGATCATTCATGACACGAATTCCATTCGAACGGGTGACTGGAAGTTGATGCTTCCACGTAAAGGTAAACGAGGTTCGGAAGGTGAACTCTATAACTTGAAGAACAACATTAGTGAACAGAAGAACCATTATGCGAATCGTTCAAAGCAAGTAGACAGGATGTCGAAGCAACTTAGGACAATTCTGGATAAATAG
- a CDS encoding ThuA domain-containing protein: protein MPTLKTPRLYSRYILLILAALFSFTGCKQASGILLPRNVHEGPIRVLFLGDEEENHRSDLYYPMLQQALGPNAIYFDYVTTVEEALGDGDFLNRFDSLLIYANHKEITPLQWENLNAFIDSGGGFLPIHCASWCFQNEPGFDQLVGGRFAGHKKGVFKVSTIEPEHPAIAGVPELEAWDETYFHKNHNEKDRTILQVREVAGRDDNITKPEPWTWTRTQGNGRIFYTASGHDERVWGRSEFHELLKSGILWSVGDERLASYQSFINGRTPLSYEKRDNIPNYENRPEPLPYQLPLSGEDSISYTRVPVGFRLELFASEPDIVNPVCMAWDELGRLWVAETIDYPNEITSSRQGRDNIKILEDTDGDGKCDKVTVFATGLNIPTSITLANGGVIVAHAPDFLFLKDTDGDDVADVREVLNTGWEIRDTHAGPSNLRYGFDNKIWGTVGYAGYRGPLAEGEGYIRMGIYTMTPEGKDLTFMHQFNNNTWGMGFMESGEVFGSTANNNPAFFGGFPETGYAADPGMSAKMIADTPTFHPITPNVRQVDVFGGYTAGSGYAFATSGNFPESWRSKVSFLAGPTGNLLGMYKNIPDGSGYVAKNNFSLIASADEWFSPIMAEVGPDGNLWVADWYNFIIQHNPTPSAVRGGYDAERGTGNAHVNPNRDRQHGRIYRLIWEGAKEPSIHSLAGASFDQLVAALKDDNMFWRLTAQRLLVQQQATGVEESLKELLMAGGFPGLHAFWTLQGLGELDAALHQSALLHKDPVLRKAAATALGNSEQDKTLLIDTAILADEDLGVRRTAFTALAHLPKDGALEGMIKRLYQETINREDLWLSVALKAAAANQGVNLGASILGPNHLQHGSFENVIDGIPEGWTLTESNNYGNTNLYFKRAEKDRYDPKSGSNLFTIVADKGATFTWSTTAEVKANTNYRLATWAAAPALREGNGFYIGIDEIPEAKSGTQRWQMAWEEREVFFNSGDHENLTVNINYTGGRPFDGKMIFDDFTLSEVLGNEDTELQGDAAKGRQIFHEHEMATCIRCHQVNGEGGVVGPLLDGIAGRKDANYLRESLVDPQATIAEGFPVEVSPMPPFGVLLSPQELEDVLAYLLTLK, encoded by the coding sequence ATGCCTACCTTGAAAACCCCACGTTTGTATTCTCGTTATATTTTACTCATCCTGGCAGCTCTATTCTCATTCACTGGCTGCAAACAGGCTTCTGGAATATTATTGCCCAGGAATGTGCACGAAGGCCCAATTAGAGTATTGTTTCTTGGTGACGAGGAAGAAAACCATCGCTCCGATTTATACTATCCCATGCTTCAGCAAGCATTGGGACCCAATGCCATTTACTTCGATTACGTGACAACCGTTGAAGAAGCCTTGGGAGATGGGGATTTTTTAAACCGATTCGATTCGCTTCTAATTTATGCGAATCACAAGGAGATCACTCCGCTTCAGTGGGAAAACCTCAATGCGTTTATTGACTCTGGGGGTGGATTCCTGCCCATACATTGTGCCAGCTGGTGTTTCCAGAATGAGCCTGGATTTGACCAATTAGTAGGTGGCCGTTTTGCGGGACATAAAAAGGGCGTATTTAAGGTATCAACGATTGAACCAGAACACCCGGCCATAGCAGGCGTTCCGGAACTGGAAGCCTGGGACGAAACTTATTTTCACAAAAACCATAACGAAAAGGATCGCACCATTCTTCAAGTTCGTGAAGTAGCCGGGCGAGATGATAACATCACTAAACCCGAGCCCTGGACTTGGACCAGGACCCAGGGCAATGGAAGGATCTTCTACACAGCCTCGGGACATGACGAACGTGTCTGGGGACGAAGCGAGTTTCATGAACTTCTCAAGTCCGGAATTCTTTGGTCCGTAGGCGATGAGAGACTTGCTAGTTATCAGAGCTTTATCAATGGACGCACACCGCTCTCCTATGAAAAGCGTGACAACATTCCCAACTACGAAAACCGACCTGAGCCATTGCCTTATCAACTACCTTTGTCTGGTGAGGATAGTATAAGTTACACCCGAGTGCCTGTGGGCTTTCGCCTGGAGCTATTCGCCAGTGAACCAGATATCGTTAACCCGGTTTGCATGGCTTGGGATGAACTTGGGCGGCTGTGGGTAGCAGAGACGATCGATTATCCAAATGAGATAACTTCAAGCCGCCAAGGACGCGACAATATCAAAATATTGGAAGATACAGATGGAGATGGGAAATGCGACAAGGTCACAGTTTTTGCGACGGGACTAAATATTCCTACATCAATCACCTTGGCTAATGGGGGAGTGATCGTTGCCCATGCACCCGATTTCTTATTTCTAAAAGATACCGATGGAGATGACGTAGCCGATGTGCGGGAAGTGCTCAACACCGGTTGGGAGATACGCGATACCCATGCTGGGCCTTCAAACTTGCGATATGGATTTGATAACAAGATATGGGGCACGGTGGGCTACGCTGGATATCGAGGACCACTGGCAGAGGGTGAAGGCTATATTCGGATGGGGATTTATACCATGACACCCGAAGGAAAGGACCTAACCTTTATGCATCAATTCAACAACAACACCTGGGGCATGGGGTTCATGGAATCGGGTGAGGTGTTCGGATCAACTGCCAATAACAATCCGGCATTCTTTGGAGGTTTTCCAGAAACCGGGTATGCCGCTGATCCAGGTATGTCGGCCAAGATGATCGCCGATACGCCGACCTTCCATCCCATTACTCCCAATGTGCGGCAAGTAGATGTATTTGGAGGCTACACTGCGGGCTCGGGCTACGCTTTCGCAACGTCTGGTAATTTTCCTGAATCCTGGCGGAGTAAGGTTTCTTTTCTGGCCGGACCCACAGGCAATCTACTTGGCATGTATAAAAACATTCCAGATGGATCCGGGTATGTGGCAAAAAACAATTTCTCACTTATCGCCAGTGCTGATGAATGGTTCTCACCTATTATGGCCGAGGTAGGTCCGGATGGAAATTTATGGGTGGCTGACTGGTATAACTTTATCATTCAGCACAATCCTACACCCTCTGCTGTCCGAGGAGGTTATGATGCTGAGCGCGGAACTGGTAATGCTCATGTAAATCCCAATCGTGACCGTCAGCACGGTCGTATTTATCGATTGATTTGGGAAGGAGCAAAAGAACCCTCTATTCATTCACTGGCTGGAGCGAGTTTTGACCAATTGGTTGCTGCTTTAAAAGACGACAATATGTTTTGGCGCTTAACCGCTCAACGCCTATTGGTTCAACAACAAGCAACTGGGGTTGAGGAATCCCTAAAGGAACTTCTCATGGCTGGTGGATTTCCTGGCTTACATGCGTTTTGGACCTTACAGGGTCTTGGGGAACTGGATGCGGCGCTTCATCAATCTGCTTTATTGCACAAAGATCCAGTCCTGCGAAAAGCGGCTGCTACGGCTCTTGGGAATAGCGAACAGGATAAAACGCTGCTTATTGATACGGCCATTCTTGCAGACGAAGATCTCGGCGTGAGGCGGACTGCGTTTACTGCCTTGGCGCATCTGCCAAAAGACGGGGCACTGGAAGGCATGATTAAGCGGCTTTATCAGGAAACTATAAATCGCGAAGACCTCTGGCTCTCTGTTGCATTGAAAGCCGCCGCGGCTAACCAGGGAGTGAATTTAGGAGCTTCCATTCTCGGTCCCAATCATTTGCAACACGGTTCATTTGAAAACGTAATTGATGGAATTCCCGAAGGTTGGACGCTGACCGAATCGAATAACTATGGAAATACGAACTTGTATTTTAAACGGGCAGAAAAAGATCGGTATGACCCTAAATCGGGAAGCAATCTGTTCACGATTGTAGCAGACAAGGGCGCTACCTTTACTTGGAGTACGACTGCTGAAGTAAAAGCTAATACTAATTACCGTTTAGCTACTTGGGCAGCCGCACCAGCCTTACGCGAAGGGAATGGATTCTATATTGGGATCGATGAAATCCCGGAAGCGAAAAGTGGTACTCAACGCTGGCAAATGGCCTGGGAGGAGAGAGAGGTTTTCTTTAATTCTGGTGATCATGAAAATTTGACGGTGAATATTAATTACACTGGCGGAAGACCCTTCGATGGGAAAATGATTTTTGATGATTTCACTTTATCTGAGGTGCTAGGAAATGAAGATACCGAACTTCAAGGTGATGCTGCTAAGGGAAGGCAGATTTTTCACGAACACGAAATGGCTACATGCATACGTTGTCATCAGGTCAACGGTGAGGGTGGAGTGGTAGGCCCGCTGTTAGATGGCATAGCTGGAAGAAAAGATGCCAACTATTTACGCGAGAGTTTAGTCGATCCACAGGCAACGATTGCAGAAGGATTTCCCGTAGAAGTATCCCCGATGCCTCCGTTTGGAGTACTTCTTTCTCCGCAGGAACTGGAAGATGTGCTAGCGTATTTGCTGACTTTAAAATAA
- a CDS encoding AraC family transcriptional regulator — MAEIAPDSHFDILFNHIPGISFFAKNNKLELIAANKRFWERLGVDSEADLIGKNDFELFPQRLAENFRRDDLEILNTGKPKLDILELFFDSQGLPDWFLTNKFPVFNHEGDIIGVMGTVKSLVRGENTLYPNLQFHKAVEYLRSHFTEQILFSDLAKMVGMSVRQFNRRFKEAFNTTPQSFLIKTRIQAACEELRNTERTISDLAQSLGFYDQSSFTQHFRKHIGVTPLAYRKKNMPRA; from the coding sequence CTGGCCGAGATCGCACCAGACAGTCATTTTGATATCTTGTTTAACCATATTCCAGGAATTTCATTCTTTGCGAAGAACAATAAACTGGAACTAATCGCAGCAAATAAAAGATTTTGGGAGCGACTAGGAGTCGACTCCGAAGCTGATCTCATTGGGAAGAACGATTTTGAATTATTCCCACAACGCTTGGCCGAGAACTTTCGCAGAGACGATTTGGAGATCCTTAATACGGGAAAACCAAAACTGGATATCCTTGAACTGTTCTTCGACTCACAAGGGTTACCGGACTGGTTTCTGACAAATAAATTCCCCGTATTCAATCATGAGGGAGACATCATTGGCGTAATGGGAACCGTAAAGAGTTTGGTTCGTGGAGAGAACACCCTCTACCCTAATCTTCAATTTCATAAAGCGGTTGAATATCTTCGCTCACATTTCACTGAACAGATTCTGTTTTCTGATCTGGCAAAAATGGTGGGCATGTCGGTCCGTCAATTTAATCGACGGTTCAAAGAGGCGTTTAATACAACTCCGCAATCCTTTTTGATTAAGACTCGTATTCAGGCCGCTTGTGAAGAGCTTAGAAACACCGAACGCACCATATCAGATTTGGCACAGTCTTTAGGTTTCTACGACCAAAGTTCATTCACTCAGCATTTTCGCAAACACATAGGCGTCACACCCTTGGCTTACCGGAAGAAGAATATGCCCAGGGCATGA